In Apodemus sylvaticus chromosome 8, mApoSyl1.1, whole genome shotgun sequence, one genomic interval encodes:
- the Bmp1 gene encoding bone morphogenetic protein 1 isoform X3 → MPGVARPPLPLLSLPLLLLLLLLPRAGRPLDLADYTYDLGEEDAPELLNYKDPCKAAAFLGDIALDEEDLRAFRVQQAAVLRQQTARRSSIKAAGNSSALGGQSISGQPQRESRGRWRGRPRSRRAATSRPERVWPDGVIPFVIGGNFTGSQRAVFRQAMRHWEKHTCVTFLERTDEDSYIVFTYRPCGCCSYVGRRGGGPQAISIGKNCDKFGIVVHELGHVIGFWHEHTRPDRDRHVSIVRENIQPGQEYNFLKMEVQEVESLGETYDFDSIMHYARNTFSRGIFLDTIVPKYEVNGVKPSIGQRTRLSKGDIAQARKLYKCPACGETLQDSTGNFSSPEYPNGYSAHMHCVWRISVTPGEKIILNFTSMDLYRSRLCWYDYVEVRDGFWRKAPLRGRFCGGKLPEPIVSTDSRLWVEFRSSSNWVGKGFFAVYEAICGGDVKKDNGHIQSPNYPDDYRPSKVCIWRIQVSEGFHVGLTFQSFEIERHDSCAYDYLEVRDGHSESSNLIGRYCGYEKPDDIKSTSSRLWLKFVSDGSINKAGFAVNFFKEVDECSRPNRGGCEQRCLNTLGSYKCSCDPGYELAPDKRRCEAACGGFLTKLNGSITSPGWPKEYPPNKNCIWQLVAPTQYRISLQFDFFETEGNDVCKYDFVEVRSGLTADSKLHGKFCGSEKPEVITSQYNNMRVEFKSDNTVSKKGFKAHFFSEKRPALQPPRGRPHQLKFRVQKRNRTPQ, encoded by the exons ctgCCTTCCTTGGGGACATTGCCCTGGATGAGGAGGATTTGAGGGCCTTCCGGGTGCAGCAGGCTGCAGTTCTCAGACAGCAAACAGCCCGAAGATCATCCATCAAAGCTGCAG GAAACTCGTCTGCCCTGGGTGGTCAGAGCATTAGTGGGCAGCCGCAGAGGGAAAGCAGGGGCAGATGGAGAGGCAGGCCTCGGAGCAGGCGGGCAGCGACATCCAGACCAGAGCGGGTGTGGCCCGATGGGGTCATCCCGTTTGTTATTGGAGGGAATTTCACCG gcagccagagGGCAGTCTTCCGGCAGGCCATGAGACACTGGGAGAAGCATACCTGTGTCACCTTCTTGGAGCGCACCGATGAGGACAGCTATATTGTATTCACCTACCGACCCTGCGG GTGCTGCTCCTACGTGGGTCGCCGAGGTGGGGGCCCCCAGGCCATCTCCATCGGCAAGAACTGTGACAAGTTTGGCATCGTGGTCCATGAGCTGGGCCATGTCATTGGCTTCTGGCACGAGCACACGCGGCCCGACCGGGACCGCCATGTCTCTATTGTACGCGAGAACATACAGCCAG GGcaggagtataacttcttgaagATGGAGGTTCAAGAAGTGGAGTCCTTGGGAGAGACCTATGACTTTGACAGTATCATGCACTATGCCCGGAACACGTTCTCCAG GGGCATCTTCCTGGACACCATTGTTCCCAAGTATGAGGTGAATGGGGTGAAGCCTTCCATTGGCCAAAGGACCCGACTCAGCAAGGGGGACATCGCTCAGGCCCGGAAGCTCTACAAATGCCCAG CCTGTGGTGAAACCCTCCAAGACAGCACCGGCAACTTCTCCTCCCCCGAGTATCCCAATGGCTACTCTGCCCACATGCACTGTGTATGGCGCATCTCCGTCACACCTGGGGAGAAG ATTATTCTGAACTTCACATCCATGGACCTGTACCGTAGCCGCCTCTGCTGGTATGACTATGTAGAGGTGCGGGATGGCTTCTGGAGAAAGGCGCCTCTCCGAG GCCGGTTCTGTGGGGGCAAACTCCCGGAGCCCATTGTCTCCACCGACAGCCGCCTCTGGGTGGAATTCCGAAGCAGCAGCAACTGGGTTGGAAAGGGCTTCTTTGCCGTCTATGAAG CCATTTGTGGTGGTGATGTGAAGAAGGATAATGGCCACATCCAGTCACCCAATTACCCGGATGATTACCGGCCCAGCAAAGTCTGCATCTGGCGGATCCAGGTGTCTGAGGGTTTCCACGTGGGCCTCACGTTCCAGTCCTTTGAG ATCGAGCGTCACGACAGTTGTGCCTATGACTACCTGGAAGTCCGAGATGGACACAGCGAGAGCAGCAACCTCATTGGGCGCTACTGTGGTTATGAGAAGCCTGACGACATCAAAAGCACATCCAGTCGGCTCTGGCTCAAGTTCGTCTCCGATGGTTCCATTAACAAAGCTGGCTTCGCAGTCAACTTTTTCAAAG AGGTGGACGAGTGTTCAAGGCCCAACCGCGGGGGCTGTGAGCAGCGGTGTCTGAACACCCTGGGCAGCTACAAGTGCAGCTGTGACCCCGGCTATGAGCTGGCCCCAGACAAGCGTCGATGTGAGG CTGCCTGTGGGGGATTCCTTACCAAGCTCAACGGCTCCATCACCAGCCCTGGTTGGCCCAAAGAGTACCCTCCCAACAAAAACTGTATCTGGCAGTTGGTGGCTCCCACCCAGTATCGTATTTCCCTGCAATTCGACTTCTTCGAGACTGAGGGCAATGAT GTGTGCAAGTATGATTTTGTGGAGGTGCGCAGCGGACTCACGGCGGACTCTAAGCTGCATGGCAAGTTCTGCGGCTCCGAGAAACCAGAGGTCATCACTTCCCAGTACAACAACATGCGTGTGGAGTTCAAGTCTGACAACACGGTGTCCAAGAAGGGCTTCAAGGCCCACTTCTTCTCAG aAAAGAGGCCAGCTCTGCAGCCCCCTCGGGGACGCCCCCACCAGCTCAAATTCCGAGTGCAGAAAAGAAACCGGACCCCCCAATGA